The following are from one region of the Plasmodium cynomolgi strain B DNA, chromosome 1, whole genome shotgun sequence genome:
- a CDS encoding hypothetical protein (putative), producing MSQVHHDGNLYEQSLKITKKIKDKISNRKGSKEDFKEVKVKFLPYKYLDRNYKTVFLSVGFCINTFLYFSFCFILNKLIEGVVFAALSRVSYFDYANSLVAGSVKATLILLLWFRYCSGGYDGDPFFHFFKSRLNLIGRGEAKVIFLSNIVGTLLYLGVMKLFVGADPSSPISTTILERIQNGKVTKSRSILTSFVFPQLPTVVKNALVQLIILTCPHVSSGNKYYNKIFGSNMDLYSSIVMDTYFNEMICSFLSYVLLYIYLFTKDSLPHQLEINLLLTQIIFLFSIRCSNVVSGPFMSLSWILNESVLKRYHFFFFLFLLIFHYFGYKLASHFFGPPNLSLVDAATYYKNVKQEILQKNVNSATGRVNISLVPNDSVALSEVMDSYLGRFFQRCFQSYRGAASKKAA from the exons ATGAGCCAGGTACACCATGACGGCAACCTATACGAGCAGTCACTAAAAATAACGAAGAAGATAAAGGACAAAATATCTAACCGGAAGGGATCCAAGGAAGACTTCAAAGAGGTCAAAGTGAAATTTCTGCCATATAAGTACCTGGATCGTAATTACAAAACGGTATTCTTATCTGTTGGGTTTTGTATTAACACGTTCCTCTACTTCAGCTTCTGCTTCATTCTCAATAAGCTGATTGAGGGTGTCGTTTTTGCTGCCCTGTCTAGGGTATCTTACTTTGATTATGCCAATAGTTTGGTGGCGGGGTCCGTTAAGGCGACTCTTATCCTGTTGCTGTGGTTCCGGTACTGCTCGGGTGGCTACGATGGAGAcccctttttccatttcttcaaGAGTAGGCTCAACCTGATAGGCAGGG GCGAAGCGAAGGTCATTTTCCTGTCCAACATCGTCGGGACGCTGCTCTACCTCGGAGTGATGAAGCTATTTGTAGGAGCAGACCCCTCGTCACCCATCAGCACCACCATCCTAGAGAggatacaaaatggaaaagtcACAAAAAGCAGATCCATCCTTAcctcttttgtttttccacaACTACCAACAGTAGTGAAGAATGCCCTTGTACAGCTGATCATCCTAACATGCCCTCACGTGAGTAGCGgcaataaatattacaacAAAATCTTTGGGAGTAATATGGACCTTTATTCCTCCATTGTCATGGACAcctattttaatgaaatgatTTGCTCCTTCCTGAGTTACGTTttattgtatatttatttgttcaccAAGGATAGTCTACCTCATCAATTAGAAATAAATCTCCTGCTGacacaaataatttttttgttttctattAGATGCTCAAATGTTGTGAGTGGTCCTTTTATGAGTCTGAGTTGGATTTTAAACGAATCCGTTTTAAAGaggtatcatttttttttttttctgtttttacttatttttcaCTACTTTGGGTATAAgctagctagccatttttttggaccACCGAATCTGTCCCTAGTAGATGCAGCCACTTATTACAAAAACGTTAAGCAGGAGATACTTCAGAAAAACGTGAACAGTGCAACGGGTCGTGTAAATATCTCCCTCGTGCCAAATGACAGCGTGGCGCTAAGTGAAGTCATGGACAGCTACCTGGGTCGCTTCTTTCAGAGGTGCTTTCAGTCCTACAGGGGAGCAGCCTCGAAGAAAGCGGCCtag
- a CDS encoding helicase (putative), whose translation MNKHEELKYKMKLILKVVKEINFHQCFLFINNTYEGVQVSKMLKKHDVSCYYTSSKIDHHERMKIFNRLKRNEVKVVVCSDVMSRGIDNIVCDLVINLDIPQNKETYIHRSGRCGRYGNRGLCISLCNYSDYAYLYFYQYQLRLPVHDFCYLRREQQLGEEEKGSRWNRSNYCFLFFCNSDSYLVLKVFYFFLFLFKHYQYPIRESLTPLLIHTGEGITRKGRKWKNRCNKCCHVFRPNRVNLNYVSDTCLMISNNIQRREKKKKKNFKGYKSDEDFYMNRQGKTVTTFQKAMFYPFLLGSRGRHRASGKLSRMDSAHMESAQTERAQTEPAQTEPAQTEPAQTERTHHGVDYNILQQSEEELQPSSLSLESALNQIKANNLERKKIVTFSQQCSEVLCMNDQQEIVQKVNHLVAPQVFLNLDNGGEDEVHLLKGLFLQSHVQLHGGAGAGDEG comes from the exons ATGAACAAGCACGAGGAGCTaaagtacaaaatgaagCTCATACTGAAGGTAgtaaaggaaataaatttccaccagtgcttcctttttattaacaacaCATACGAGGGGGTCCAAGTAAGtaaaatgctaaaaaaaCATGACGTGTCTTGTTACTACACCAGCTCGAAGATTGATCATCACGaaaggatgaaaatttttaatagacTCAAAAGGAATGAGGTCAAGGTTGTGGTGTGTAGTGATGTCATGAGTAGGGGGATCGATAACATAGTTTGCGATTTGGTCATTAACTTAGATATTCCTCAGAACAAGGAGACTTATATTCATCGGTCGGGAAGGTGCGGACGGTATGGGAACAGGGGGCTGTGCATAAGCCTCTGTAACTACTCGGACTACGCGTATCTGTACTTTTACCAATATCAGCTGCGACTCCCCGTTCACGACTTCTGCTACCTGCGCAGGGAGCAGCAGTTG ggggaggaggagaaggggagTAGGTGGAACCGATCCAACtactgcttcctttttttttgtaactcagATAGCTACCTAGTGTTGAAggtcttttatttcttcctcttcctgttTAAGCATTATCAGTATCCCATCCGGGAGTCCCTAACTCCACTGCTGATTCACACAGGAGAAGGGATCACacgaaaggggaggaaatggaaaaacagaTGTAACAAATGTTGCCATGTATTCCGTCCCAACCGAGTCAATCTGAACTACGTGTCGGACACCTGCCTCATGATAAGTAACAACATccaaaggagagaaaaaaaaaaaaaaaaaaattttaaagggTACAAAAGTGATGAAgatttttacatgaacagGCAAGGTAAAACAGTAACTACTTTTCAGAAGGCCATGTTTTACCCGTTCCTTTTGGGGAGCCGAGGGAGGCATCGCGCGAGTGGCAAGCTAAGCAGGATGGACTCTGCCCACATGGAGAGTGCACAAACTGAGCGTGCCCAAACTGAGCCTGCCCAAACTGAGCCTGCCCAAACTGAGCCTGCCCAAACCGAGCGTACCCATCACGGAGTTGATTACAACATCTTACAACAGAGCGAGGAGGAACTGCAACCGAGCTCACTGTCCCTAGAAAGCGCTCTCAACCAGATAAAGGCAAACAACctggagaggaaaaaaatcgttaCCTTTTCACAGCAGTGCAGTGAAGTCTTATGCATGAATGACCAGCAGGAGATCGTACAGAAGGTGAACCACCTGGTGGCCCCTCAGGTGTTCTTAAATTTGGACAATGGGGGGGAGGACGAGGTCCATCTGTTGAAAGGGCTGTTCCTGCAGAGTCATGTGCAGCTGCATGGTGGGGCGGGCGCGGGTGATGAAGGGTGA
- a CDS encoding gas41 homologue (putative): ESRMQNVKLVKPVVVGTYAFLLSQQEKRKFGNMTHKWTCLLRCPNYSDLSLFVQKVVFELDPSFIYPKRVYTQPPYEVNEIGWGEFYLTVKIYFADASLAPISIVHFVKLNTDAGSACPPCVVNETYEEIIFRNPTISLYNKIIQSNNSKTAPHKFHEHFLKYDFQEETYTRKYLQFQSKVQEEICDLMTEATELSKDINEAQQKYFALKAEMGVSSDDN, translated from the exons GAGAGCCGCATGCAAAACGTCAAGCTGGTGAAACCCGTGGTGGTTGGCACCTACGCCTTCTTACTCTCCCAGCAG gaaaagcgaaaatttGGCAACATGACGCATAAGTGGACCTGCCTGTTGCGGTGCCCCAACTATTCGGACCTCTCGCTCTTTGTCCAGAAGGTCGTTTTTGAGTTGGACCCCTCCTTCATTTACCCCAAGCGAG TTTACACGCAGCCCCCCTACGAGGTGAACGAAATAGGATGGGGCGAGTTCTACCTGACGGTGAAGATCTACTTCGCCGATGCGTCCCTGGCCCCCATCAGCATTGTTCACTTTGTGAAG CTAAACACGGATGCGGGGTCGGCCTGCCCCCCCTGCGTCGTCAACGAG ACATacgaagaaataattttccgAAACCCCACGATCAGCCTatacaacaaaataattcaaagcAACAACAGCAAGACGGCCCCCCACAAATTTCACGAGCACT TCCTCAAGTACGACTTCCAGGAGGAGACCTACACGAGGAAGTACCTCCAGTTCCAGTCCAAGGTGCAGGAGGAAATATGTGACCTCATGACCGAAGCGACGGAGCTATCGAAGGAC ATAAACGAAGCACAGCAAAAATACTTCGCAC TGAAAGCCGAAATGGGTGTCAGCAGTGATGACAATTAG